From Eptesicus fuscus isolate TK198812 chromosome 22, DD_ASM_mEF_20220401, whole genome shotgun sequence, a single genomic window includes:
- the POGZ gene encoding pogo transposable element with ZNF domain: MADTDLFMECEEEELEPWQKISDVIEDSVVEDYNSVDKTTTVSVSQQPVSAPVPIAAHASVPGHLSTPTTVSSSGAQNSDSTKKTLVTLIANNNAGNSLVQQGGQPLILTQNPAPGLGTMVSQPVLRPVQVMQNANHVTSSPVASQPIFITTQGFPVRNVRPVQNAMNQVGIVLNVQQGQTVRPITLVPAPGTQFVKPTVGVPQVFSQMTPVRPGSTMPVRPTTNTFTTVIPATLTIRSTVPQSQSQQTKSTPSTSTTPTATQPTSLGQLAVQPPGQANQTSNPKLAPSFPSPPAVSITSFVTVKRPGVTGENSNEVAKLVNTLNTIPSLGQSPGPVVVSNNNSSQGSQRTSGPESSMKVTSSIPAFDLQDGGRKMCPRCNAQFRVTEALRGHMCYCCPEMVDFQKKGKSLDSEPNVPSAAKPSSPEKTVPVASTPSSTPIPALSPPTKGPEPNESVGDAVQTKLIMLVDDFYYGRDGGKVAQLTNFPKVATSFRCPHCTKRLKNNIRFMNHMKHHVELDQQNGEVDGHTICQHCYRQFSTPFQLQCHLENVHSPYESTTKCKICEWAFESEPLFLQHMKDTHKPGEMPYVCQVCQYRSSLYSEVDVHFRMIHEDTRHLLCPYCLKVFKNGNAFQQHYMRHQKRNVYHCNKCRLQFLFAKDKIEHKLQHHKTFRKPKQLEGLKPGTKVTIRASRGQPRTLPVSSDAPPSTLQEAGPLTSSTEPLPVFLYPPVQRNVQKRAVRKMSVMGRQTCLECSFEIPDFPNHFPTYVHCSLCRYSTCCSRAYANHMINNHVPRKSSKYLALFKNSVSGIKLYCTSCTFVTFVGDAMAKHLVFNPSHRSSSILPRALSWMSHSRHGQTRDRVNDRNLKNMYPPPSFPSNKASTVKSAEPTPAEPEELLTPMAQALPSPASTATPPPTPTLPQPLALPPLATEEAECLNVDDQDEGSPVTQEPEPASGGGSSSGIGKKEQLSVKKLRVVLFALCCNTEQAAEHFRNPQRRIRRWLRRFQASQWENLEGKYLSFEAEEKLAEWVLTQREQQLPVNEETLFQKATKIGRSLEGGFKISYEWAVRFMLRHHLTPHARRAVAHTLPKDVAENAGLFIEFVQRQIHNQDLPLSMIVAIDEISLFLDTEVLSSDDRKENALQTVGTGEPWCDVVLAILADGTVLPTLVFYRGQMDRPANVPDSILLEAKESGYSDDEIMELWSTRVWQKHTACQRSKGMLVMDCHRTHLSEEVLAMLSASSTLPAVVPAGCSSKIQPLDVCIKRTVKNFLHKKWKEQAREMADTACDSDVLLQLVVVWLAEVLAVIGDCPELVQRSFLVASVLPGPDGNINSPTRNADMQEELIASLEEQLKLSGEQSEEHSASTPRPRSSPEETAEPESLHQLFEGESETESFYGFEEADLDLMEI, from the exons ATGGCGGACACCGACCTGTTTATGGAatgtgaggaggaggagctggagccaTGGCAGAAAATCAGTGATGTCATTGAGGATTCTGTAGTTGAAGATTATAATTCAGTGGATAAAACTACTACAG TTTCTGTGAGCCAGCAGCCAGTCTCAGCTCCAGTGCCCATCGCTGCCCATGCTTCTGTTCCCGGGCACCTCTCTACACCCACCACCGTCAGTAGCAGCGGGGCACAGAACAGCGACAGTACAAAGAAGACTCTTGTCACATTAATTGCCAACaacaatg CTGGCAATTCTTTGGTCCAACAAGGTGGACAGCCGCTCATCCTAACCCAGAATCCAGCCCCAGGTCTGGGCACAATGGTTAGTCAACCAGTATTGAGGCCTGTCCAGGTCATGCAGAATGCCAATCATGTGACTAGTTCTCCTGTGGCCTCACAACCAATATTCATCACTACTCAG GGATTTCCTGTAAGAAATGTTCGGCCTGTACAAAATGCAATGAATCAGGTTGGGATTGTGCTGAACGTACAACAAGGCCAAACGGTTAGACCAATTACACTAGTCCCAG CCCCAGGTACCCAGTTTGTTAAGCCGACAGTTGGAGTCCCTCAAGTGTTCTCTCAGATGACCCCAGTGAGGCCAGGCTCCACAATGCCTGTGCGGCCCACCACCAACACCTTCACCACCGTCATCCCAGCCACGCTCACCATTCGAAGCACTGTCCCACAGTCCCAGTCCCAGCAGACCAAGTCCACTCCCAGCACTTCCACCACTCCCACCGCCACACAGCCAACCTCACTGGGGCAACTCGCTGTTCAGCCGCCAGGCCAAGCCAACCAGACCTCGAATCCCAAGCTAG ctccctccttcccctctccaccTGCAGTGAGCATTACCAGCTTTGTCACTGTGAAGCGACCTGGGGTTACAGGTGAAAATAGCAATGAAGTGGCCAAACTGGTGAATACCCTTAACACCATCCCTTCCCTGGGCCAGAGTCCCGGGCCAGTGGTGGTATCCAACAACAACTCTTCCCAGGGCTCTCAGAGAACCAGCGGACCTGAGTCTTCAATGAAAG TGACCTCTTCCATCCCTGCGTTTGATCTCCAAGATGGTGGCCGGAAAATGTGTCCACGGTGTAATGCTCAATTCCGTGTAACTGAAGCTTTGAGAGGTCACATGTGT TACTGCTGCCCAGAAATGGTTGACTTCCAGAAGAAAGGGAAGTCTCTGGATTCAGAACCCAATGTCCCATCAGCAGCAAAGCCCTCATCCCCTGAGAAAACAGTTCCTGTTGCTTCCACACCCTCTTCAACACCTATTCCTGCTCTGTCACCACCTACCAAAGGACCAGAGCCAAATGAGAGCGTGGGTGATGCTGTCCAGACCAAGCTCATTATGCTAGTAGATGACTTCTACTATGGACGGGACGGTGGCAAAGTAGCCCAACTCACAAACTTCCCTAAGGTCGCTACATCTTTCCGATGCCCACATTGTACCAAGAGGCTAAAAAACAACATTCG ATTCATGAACCATATGAAGCACCATGTAGAACTTGATCAGCAGAATGGTGAAGTGGATGGTCATACTATCTGCCAACACTGTTATCGCCAGTTTTCCACTCCCTTCCAGCTCCAGTGCCACTTGGAAAATGTTCATAGTCCTTATGAATCAACTA CCAAGTGCAAGATCTGTGAGTGGGCATTTGAGAGTGAGCCACTATTTCTGCAGCATATGAAGGATACTCATAAGCCTGGAGAGATGCCTTATGTTTGCCAG GTGTGTCAGTATCGCTCCTCACTCTACTCCGAGGTAGATGTCCATTTTCGGATGATCCATGAGGACACTCGGCATCTGCTGTGCCCGTACTGCCTGAAGGTCTTCAAAAATGGCAACGCATTCCAACAGCATTACATGAGGCACCAG AAGAGGAACGTCTATCACTGCAACAAATGCCGGCTGCAGTTTCTCTTTGCCAAGGACAAAATTGAACACAAGCTTCAGCACCATAAAACCTTCCGTAAACCCAAGCAGCTGGAAGGCTTGAAACCAGGCACCAAG GTGACAATCCGGGCTTCCCGAGGGCAGCCACGAACTCTTCCTGTCTCCAGTGACGCTCCGCCCAGCaccttgcaggaggcaggaccACTGACCTCGTCAACGGAACCTCTGCCAGTCTTCCTTTATCCCCCCGTCCAGCGCAACGTCCAGAAGAGAGCTGTTAGGAAAAT GAGTGTCATGGGCCGGCAGACGTGTCTGGAGTGCAGCTTTGAGATCCCAGATTTCCCAAACCATTTTCCTACGTATGTTCACTGCTCTCTGTGTCGCTATAGCACCTGCTGTTCTCGAGCTTATGCCAATCACATGATCAA CAATCATGTTCCACGGAAGAGCTCCAAGTATttggctttatttaaaaattctgtgag CGGAATCAAGCTGTACTGCACTTCCTGTACCTTTGTTACCTTTGTGGGCGATGCCATGGCCAAGCATTTGGTATTCAATCCCTCTCACAGATCCAGCAGCATTCTGCCACGAG CACTCTCTTGGATGTCTCACTCAAG GCATGGCCAGACCCGTGACCGGGTGAATGACCGGAACTTGAAGAATATgtaccctcctccttccttcccctctaaTAAAGCTTCCACTGTGAAATCTGCCGAGCCCACCCCAGCTGAGCCTGAAGAGCTACTCACACCCATGGCCCAGGCACTCCCATCACCAGCCTCAACTGCAACCCCACCACCAACCCCCACGCTGCCCCAGCCATTAGCCCTCCCGCCCTTGGCTACAGAGGAGGCCGAATGTCTGAATGTTGATGACCAGGATGAAGGAAGCCCAGTCACCCAGGAACCTGAGCCAGCCTCAGGGGGTGGGAGTAGCAGTGGGATTGGCAAGAAGGAACAGCTGTCTGTGAAGAAGCTTCGAGTAGTACTGTTTGCCCTGTGCTGTAATACAGAACAGGCAGCCGAACACTTCCGAAACCCGCAGCGACGCATCCGCCGTTGGCTTCGGCGCTTCCAGGCCTCCCAGTGGGAGAATCTGGAAGGCAAATATCTGAGCTTCGAGGCAGAAGAGAAACTGGCTGAGTGGGTGCTGACCCAGCGAGAGCAACAGCTTCCGGTCAATGAGGAGACCTTGTTCCAGAAGGCCACGAAAATAGGGCGTTCTTTGGAGGGGGGGTTTAAGATCTCTTACGAGTGGGCTGTGCGTTTCATGCTGCGGCACCACTTGACTCCCCATGCCCGGCGTGCCGTGGCCCACACGCTACCTAAGGATGTAGCAGAGAATGCAGGACTCTTCATTGAATTTGTACAGCGGCAGATTCACAACCAGGACTTACCCTTGTCTATGATTGTGGCCATTGATGAGATCTCCTTGTTTCTGGACACAGAGGTATTGAGCAGCGATGACCGAAAGGAGAATGCCCTGCAGACAGTGGGCACAGGGGAACCTTGGTGCGATGTGGTGCTGGCCATTCTGGCAGACGGCACTGTCCTCCCCACCCTGGTTTTCTACCGAGGACAGATGGACCGGCCTGCTAATGTGCCAGACTCGATATTGCTAGAGGCAAAGGAAAGCGGCTACAGTGACGATGAGATCATGGAGCTGTGGTCAACCCGAGTGTGGCAGAAGCACACCGCCTGCCAGCGCAGCAAAGGCATGCTCGTGATGGACTGTCATCGCACTCACCTGTCCGAAGAGGTGCTGGCTATGCTTAGTGCCTCTAGCACTCTGCCTGCAGTGGTCCCAGCAGGCTGTAGCTCCAAAATCCAGCCATTAGACGTATGCATCAAACGAACAGTCAAGAACTTCCTGCACAAAAAGTGGAAGGAGCAGGCTCGGGAAATGGCAGACACTGCGTGTGATTCTGATGTCCTGCTGCAACTGGTGGTGGTCTGGCTGGCCGAGGTACTGGCTGTCATTGGGGACTGTCCAGAGCTGGTTCAGCGATCCTTCCTTGTGGCTAGTGTTCTGCCGGGCCCTGACGGCAACATTAACTCACCCACAAGAAATGCTGACATGCAGGAGGAGCTAATTGCCTCCCTAGAGGAGCAACTGAAGCTGAGTGGGGAGCAGTCGGAGGAGCACTCAGCTTCCACCCCCCGACCCAGGTCATCTCCCGAAGAGACAGCCGAGCCTGAAAGCCTCCACCAGCTCTTTGAGGGTGAAAGCGAGACCGAGTCCTTCTATGGCTTTGAAGAAGCTGACCTAGATCTGATGGAGATCTGA